The following coding sequences lie in one Arachis ipaensis cultivar K30076 chromosome B05, Araip1.1, whole genome shotgun sequence genomic window:
- the LOC107640514 gene encoding uncharacterized protein LOC107640514: MGNFNEIVHIEERKGATSLSASAEDFRTWINDMELMDLTLNDHKYTLFRGQSCSHIDRILVRLEWLDAYPDTQLRGEPRGLSDHCSLIVEDRRIVQGSRPFHSLDSWFTHKGFLRMVKEEWRGLGDTQFLDKLKALSKPLGRWHNQHFRNIPEKIKRFEDEIKKVDDMVSNGLYDGTIEARRKALVRCCEIWYTRQDIHWKQMSRS, from the coding sequence ATGGGGAACTTCAATGAAATTGTGCATATAGAGGAGAGGAAAGGGGCGACTAGCTTGTCAGCATCTGCTGAAGATTTCAGAACATGGATAAATGATATGGAGTTGATGGACTTGACGCTTAATGATCACAAGTATACATTGTTTAGAGGTCAGTCTTGTAGTCATATTGATAGAATCCTGGTGAGGTTGGAATGGCTAGACGCGTACCCGGATACTCAACTTAGAGGAGAACCGAGAGGTTTATCAGATCATTGTTCTTTGATAGTGGAAGATAGAAGAATAGTACAGGGTTCAAGACCGTTCCACAGTCTAGACTCGTGGTTCACACACAAAGGCTTCCTAAGGATGGTGAAAGAAGAATGGAGAGGTTTAGGAGATACACAGTTTTTGGATAAGCTAAAGGCGTTATCAAAACCACTGGGTAGATGGCACAACCAGCACTTTCGGAATATACCTGAGAAGATAAAAAGGTTTGAGGACGAAATCAAGAAAGTGGACGATATGGTTAGCAACGGGCTATATGATGGTACAATAGAAGCAAGAAGAAAGGCGCTAGTAAGATGTTGTGAGATATGGTATACGAGACAAGATATACACTGGAAACAAATGTCCAGATCTTGA